One Mailhella massiliensis DNA segment encodes these proteins:
- a CDS encoding TRAP transporter substrate-binding protein: MKKLSLVLLSMALCLSGMALPQRSVAAEAEYVLSLNLPIPPVHNRWNHALKPWVEELEKRSGGRIKVEPYFAEALSKEADAFESVKTGVADMAEFSFDVAVGQFPFHERVFTTVSPGVSMEDPTAFVLAVQESFPEVKKEFEGVKVLFTHAQTVGMLIGSKDPIRTLDDFKGKKINVLGDYQVAQKVGALGASVVSVPLADVFTSIQQGVIDAATVDYDLLVSRRLGDVVKHVTAVQTTCFVFCVMMNQDVYDNMPDDLRAVIDEVSGEYGRKVFTDFWNTLPYQSLHTWLETMGGSLHVLTDAEYAQIDGRVASVKDEWVEILNKAGYPGAAMAERIHELQATYARPWKDSRSMKIFQEGVKK, translated from the coding sequence ATGAAGAAGCTGTCCCTTGTTCTGCTGAGCATGGCTCTGTGTCTGTCCGGCATGGCCCTTCCCCAAAGATCGGTTGCGGCCGAAGCCGAATATGTGCTGAGCCTCAATCTGCCCATTCCCCCCGTCCACAACCGCTGGAACCATGCGCTCAAGCCCTGGGTGGAGGAACTGGAAAAACGCAGCGGCGGTCGCATCAAGGTGGAGCCGTATTTCGCCGAGGCCCTGAGCAAGGAAGCCGACGCCTTCGAATCCGTGAAGACGGGCGTGGCCGATATGGCGGAATTCAGCTTCGACGTGGCGGTGGGACAGTTTCCGTTCCATGAACGTGTCTTCACCACGGTAAGCCCCGGCGTCTCCATGGAAGATCCCACGGCCTTCGTTCTGGCCGTTCAGGAATCCTTCCCCGAAGTGAAGAAGGAATTCGAGGGCGTGAAGGTGCTGTTCACCCATGCCCAGACCGTGGGCATGCTGATCGGCAGCAAGGATCCCATCAGAACTCTGGACGACTTCAAGGGAAAGAAGATCAACGTGCTCGGCGACTATCAGGTGGCGCAGAAGGTGGGCGCTCTCGGCGCTTCCGTGGTCAGCGTACCTCTTGCCGACGTGTTCACCAGCATTCAGCAGGGTGTCATCGACGCGGCGACGGTGGATTACGACCTGCTTGTTTCCCGCAGGCTCGGCGACGTGGTCAAGCACGTCACCGCCGTGCAGACCACCTGCTTCGTGTTCTGCGTGATGATGAATCAGGACGTGTACGACAACATGCCCGATGATCTGCGCGCGGTGATAGACGAGGTGTCCGGCGAATACGGGCGCAAGGTCTTCACCGACTTCTGGAACACGCTGCCGTACCAGAGCCTTCATACCTGGCTGGAAACCATGGGCGGGAGCCTCCATGTGCTGACCGATGCGGAATACGCGCAGATCGACGGGCGCGTCGCTTCCGTGAAGGACGAATGGGTGGAAATCCTCAACAAGGCCGGATACCCCGGAGCCGCCATGGCCGAACGCATCCACGAACTGCAGGCAACCTATGCCAGGCCGTGGAAGGACAGCCGTTCCATGAAGATCTTCCAGGAAGGCGTGAAAAAGTAA